One Microcaecilia unicolor chromosome 8, aMicUni1.1, whole genome shotgun sequence DNA window includes the following coding sequences:
- the TMEM11 gene encoding transmembrane protein 11, mitochondrial, with product MAAWGRRRVGPARRERVALSSTECYIVHEIYNGENAQDQFEYELEQALEAQYKYIIIEPTRIGDETARWITVGNCLHKTAVLSGTACLFTPLALPSEYSHYVSLPAGMLSVACSALYGISWQFDPCCKYQVEYDAHKLSRLPLHTLTSSTPVVLVRKDDVHRKRLHNTLALAALAYCAKKIYELYAV from the coding sequence GGTGGCCTTGTCCTCCACCGAGTGTTACATTGTGCATGAGATCTACAACGGTGAGAATGCACAGGACCAGTTTGAATATGAGCTGGAGCAGGCTTTGGAAGCTCAGTATAAATACATAATTATCGAGCCCACGCGCATTGGTGATGAGACGGCCCGCTGGATCACTGTAGGGAACTGCCTGCATAAGACCGCTGTCCTATCTGGCACTGCCTGTCTCTTCACCCCGCTGGCACTTCCATCAGAGTATTCTCACTATGTATCCTTGCCCGCTGGCATGCTAAGCGTGGCCTGCTCTGCTCTCTATGGTATatcctggcagtttgatccctgcTGTAAGTACCAAGTGGAGTACGATGCCCATAAACTTTCCCGGCTGCCTCTACACACGCTTACTTCTTCAACACCCGTGGTGCTGGTGAGAAAGGATGACGTTCACAGAAAGAGACTCCATAACACACTAGCGCTCGCTGCCCTGGCGTACTGTGCCAAGAAGATTTACGAACTTTACGCTGTATGA